The Candidatus Eisenbacteria bacterium genome includes a window with the following:
- a CDS encoding DUF932 domain-containing protein codes for MTLIAHRGGWEATPADLASVPVPDDTDTWKAVPYPRLIEEIKLHIPRFGLRVEDERYALAREGNQMFGVLTCRNGVKADWGLAIGLRSSYDRSLAVDLVAGARVFVCDNLSFHGETQVSRKHTVNVFRDLPDLIYRMLSDVSAMKAKLQDEIEVMKGTKLSKGRAHDIMVRAVRSNALPASRLPKVIAGYDELDNSDFDPETAWALFNAFTAVIGQQSPWQQMDNTLRLSQVFREAISHC; via the coding sequence ATGACGTTGATCGCTCACCGGGGAGGATGGGAGGCAACTCCCGCCGACCTGGCGTCAGTTCCAGTGCCCGATGACACGGACACCTGGAAGGCTGTTCCTTACCCTCGCCTGATCGAGGAAATAAAGCTCCACATTCCTCGCTTCGGCCTGAGGGTCGAAGACGAACGCTATGCCCTCGCTCGCGAAGGCAACCAGATGTTCGGCGTTCTCACCTGCCGCAACGGGGTGAAAGCGGACTGGGGCCTCGCAATTGGACTACGGTCGAGCTACGACCGCTCACTGGCTGTCGATCTCGTAGCCGGCGCTCGCGTCTTCGTCTGCGACAACCTCTCTTTCCACGGCGAGACCCAGGTCTCGCGCAAGCACACGGTCAACGTGTTCCGGGACTTGCCGGATCTGATTTACCGGATGCTCTCGGACGTGTCGGCCATGAAGGCCAAACTCCAAGACGAGATCGAAGTGATGAAGGGCACCAAGCTCTCCAAGGGCAGGGCGCACGACATCATGGTCCGGGCGGTCCGCTCGAATGCACTGCCGGCGAGTCGGCTTCCCAAGGTGATCGCCGGCTACGACGAGCTGGACAATAGCGACTTCGATCCGGAGACGGCCTGGGCGCTGTTCAACGCCTTCACGGCGGTGATTGGGCAGCAGAGCCCTTGGCAGCAGATGGACAACACCCTGCGACTGTCGCAGGTCTTCCGCGAAGCAATCTCGCACTGCTAA
- a CDS encoding tyrosine-type recombinase/integrase, with protein MRGRQNSIIRLPAGRPRSRQRPDRASARPPTGGKDRLPRYLTQDELGRFRRAVVVAGRSRDVALFGLMYRFGLRASEATLLLLEDLDLSRSRIRIRRAKGGDAKEYPLPRDLVPAIRRYLRKREDKGSFLFTGRESNNQHGLRVLAVQRWFKKYAADAHLSPAIASHSLRHSIAVHSLEEGFGLEYVADLLGHTSIRSTAIYAKVTTPAREEMMRRLDRSRHVVSWS; from the coding sequence ATGCGTGGACGACAGAACTCTATCATTCGACTCCCTGCCGGCCGCCCCAGGTCGCGCCAGAGGCCCGATCGCGCCAGCGCTCGACCCCCGACAGGGGGAAAGGATCGCCTCCCTCGGTACCTAACTCAGGACGAGCTCGGTCGCTTTCGTCGCGCGGTCGTGGTGGCGGGCAGATCGCGGGATGTCGCCCTGTTCGGTCTCATGTATCGCTTCGGACTTCGCGCGAGCGAGGCGACGCTCCTGCTTCTCGAAGACCTCGACCTCTCACGCAGTCGAATCCGGATCCGGCGCGCAAAGGGAGGCGACGCCAAGGAGTATCCCCTGCCCCGCGACTTGGTGCCGGCGATTCGGCGCTATCTCCGCAAGCGCGAGGACAAGGGTTCATTCCTCTTCACCGGTCGCGAGTCCAACAACCAGCACGGTTTGCGGGTCCTTGCGGTCCAGCGCTGGTTCAAGAAGTACGCCGCCGACGCACATCTCTCCCCTGCTATTGCTTCCCATTCGCTACGCCACTCGATCGCCGTGCACTCGCTCGAGGAGGGTTTCGGTCTCGAGTATGTCGCCGACCTGCTTGGCCACACGAGCATCCGCTCAACCGCGATCTACGCCAAGGTCACCACCCCGGCGCGAGAGGAGATGATGCGCCGCCTAGATCGCAGCCGTCACGTGGTCTCGTGGAGCTAG
- a CDS encoding DUF3825 domain-containing protein, whose amino-acid sequence MTTQEELLEQLGSAYTSKVVPRLHGFAFIPDNLLEGLAREALSEHWGNNHYALEKYLAVHVPWSIEQGRFTQRNNQFYVTAGHLQTRYGTPLYLVFQRLAETGRSPWRLVAAGSRIAAPELPTPPDIPPPPAFDRGAEIVMSHDHILGDNADRVPFLRDTPPVAQMCAVSGAIQWSLNRGLHLGHWYFGQMNYVVPLYLQSRENITRAPDLVAPVQVSPGSLLVRTVLEAQMAYPNARVAVHRHDQLPAWLLEGWVAFADRVVAPEEDLEESESDEV is encoded by the coding sequence ATGACGACACAGGAAGAGCTGCTCGAGCAACTGGGCTCCGCATACACGAGCAAGGTCGTTCCGCGCCTCCATGGATTCGCCTTCATTCCTGACAACCTGCTTGAAGGGTTGGCGCGAGAGGCTCTATCCGAGCACTGGGGAAATAACCACTACGCGTTGGAGAAGTACCTCGCAGTGCACGTACCGTGGAGCATCGAGCAGGGCCGGTTCACGCAACGCAACAATCAGTTCTACGTCACCGCCGGACATTTGCAGACCCGCTACGGGACGCCGCTCTATCTCGTGTTCCAGCGCCTTGCCGAAACAGGCCGGTCGCCGTGGCGGCTCGTTGCGGCCGGCTCTCGCATTGCAGCGCCCGAACTCCCAACCCCCCCAGACATCCCACCGCCGCCGGCCTTTGACCGCGGCGCGGAGATCGTAATGAGCCACGACCACATCCTCGGAGACAACGCTGATCGCGTTCCTTTTCTTCGGGATACGCCACCGGTCGCACAAATGTGCGCCGTCTCTGGCGCCATTCAGTGGTCTTTGAATCGCGGACTTCATCTAGGTCACTGGTACTTTGGCCAGATGAACTACGTGGTTCCGCTATACCTTCAGAGTCGCGAAAACATCACGCGGGCCCCAGACCTAGTCGCACCCGTTCAAGTGAGCCCTGGCAGCCTGCTTGTCCGAACCGTCTTGGAGGCACAAATGGCCTATCCAAACGCCAGAGTCGCCGTCCACAGACATGATCAACTGCCTGCTTGGTTGCTCGAAGGCTGGGTGGCCTTCGCCGACAGAGTGGTTGCACCCGAGGAAGATCTCGAGGAGTCGGAATCCGACGAGGTCTGA
- a CDS encoding ATP-binding protein yields MKPRNVTGPPMDLDVTRERLGKLGLVHAAEQIATWLSEAVAEEMPPQRFLDRMLEHELRARDERRVRTSLVLSGLPTGQTLGNFDFAFQPALERSRIETLATCQWIRENRTLLIQGPPGVGKTHLAIALGMRAVELGFGVVFYRLEDLLTALKRDADLPTRRLRSKKYLSTSLVIIDEVGFEPMTRQEASLFFRLVSHRYQRGSILITTNKGIRDWPEVLAGDEILATAILDRLLHNSHVLDIKGRSYRLRDLERAVTQQGN; encoded by the coding sequence ATGAAGCCCCGCAACGTGACTGGCCCGCCGATGGACCTCGACGTCACGCGCGAGCGACTCGGCAAGCTCGGCCTGGTGCATGCCGCCGAGCAGATCGCCACCTGGCTCAGCGAGGCGGTGGCCGAGGAGATGCCACCGCAGCGGTTCCTCGACCGGATGCTCGAGCACGAACTGCGCGCTCGAGACGAGCGCCGCGTCCGCACGTCGCTGGTGCTGTCGGGGCTGCCGACCGGACAGACGCTCGGCAACTTCGACTTCGCGTTCCAGCCGGCACTCGAGCGCAGCCGCATCGAGACGCTGGCCACCTGTCAGTGGATCCGCGAGAACCGCACACTCTTGATCCAGGGCCCGCCCGGCGTGGGCAAGACGCATCTCGCGATCGCGCTCGGCATGCGCGCCGTCGAACTCGGCTTCGGCGTCGTGTTCTACCGGCTCGAGGACTTGCTCACGGCGTTGAAGCGCGACGCCGATCTGCCGACGCGGCGCCTGCGTAGCAAGAAGTACCTCTCCACCTCGCTGGTCATCATCGACGAAGTCGGCTTCGAGCCCATGACGCGGCAGGAGGCGAGCCTGTTCTTCCGCCTCGTCAGCCATCGCTACCAGCGCGGCAGCATCCTGATCACCACGAACAAGGGGATCCGCGACTGGCCCGAAGTACTTGCCGGCGACGAGATCCTCGCCACCGCCATCCTCGATCGTCTGCTGCACAACAGTCACGTGCTCGACATCAAGGGCCGCAGCTATCGACTCCGCGATCTCGAGCGCGCGGTCACCCAGCAGGGCAACTGA
- a CDS encoding DUF262 domain-containing protein: MADHDESKEHAEEPVDDLDEVSEVIPFTYSITAYGADYPVDSLVKRIEAHDVLVPRFSWEPKEPGAIVGFQREYVWPRPKADRFIESLLLGLPVPGIFLVKEQSGRLLVLDGHQRLFTLHSYYQGVIHAEEYRLQGVQERFAGKRYKDLDTEDRRRLDDSIIHATVVRQDEPSEDQSSIYVIFERLNTGGVNLQPQEIRVALYHGELVGVLRHLNDHEPWRQLYGRRSSRLKDLEMILRFFALYFHSAKYASPMKDFLNRYMAANRHLARQPENVLESVFMRTIDTIQAGLGQRAFRPKRALNAAVIDSLMTAVARRLDHGPINDKAGFAKRYEALLADAGYIAAVETGTSQEANVQARLELATAAFADVQ; this comes from the coding sequence GTGGCCGATCACGACGAATCAAAGGAGCACGCCGAAGAACCGGTTGACGATCTCGACGAGGTCTCAGAGGTCATTCCGTTCACCTACTCGATCACAGCGTACGGAGCCGACTACCCGGTCGACTCCCTCGTGAAGCGAATCGAGGCCCACGACGTTCTGGTGCCGCGTTTCAGCTGGGAGCCAAAAGAACCCGGTGCCATCGTTGGATTCCAGCGTGAATACGTTTGGCCACGCCCGAAGGCTGATCGTTTCATCGAGTCCCTTCTCCTGGGCCTCCCCGTACCGGGCATCTTCCTCGTGAAGGAGCAGTCGGGCCGACTTCTTGTTTTGGACGGCCATCAGCGGCTCTTCACGCTGCACTCGTACTACCAGGGCGTAATCCACGCCGAAGAGTATCGGCTGCAGGGCGTCCAGGAGCGCTTCGCTGGGAAGCGCTACAAGGACCTCGACACCGAGGACCGCCGCCGCCTCGACGACAGCATCATCCACGCAACAGTCGTCCGCCAAGACGAGCCGTCGGAGGACCAGAGCAGCATTTACGTCATCTTCGAGCGGCTGAACACCGGCGGGGTCAATCTGCAACCTCAAGAGATCCGCGTCGCGCTTTACCACGGCGAGCTAGTGGGTGTCTTGCGTCACCTGAACGATCACGAGCCTTGGCGCCAGCTCTATGGGCGGCGCTCCAGCCGGCTAAAAGACCTCGAGATGATTCTGCGGTTCTTCGCCCTCTACTTCCACTCCGCGAAATACGCGAGCCCGATGAAGGACTTCTTGAACCGGTACATGGCAGCGAACCGGCACCTCGCACGCCAGCCGGAGAATGTGCTGGAGAGCGTCTTCATGCGCACGATCGACACGATTCAAGCCGGCCTCGGCCAACGCGCGTTCAGACCAAAGCGCGCACTCAACGCCGCCGTCATTGATTCCCTGATGACCGCGGTCGCCCGGCGGCTCGATCACGGCCCCATCAACGACAAGGCGGGATTCGCAAAGCGCTACGAAGCGCTTCTAGCCGATGCTGGGTATATCGCAGCCGTTGAAACGGGAACGTCGCAGGAGGCCAACGTCCAGGCGCGCCTCGAGCTGGCGACGGCGGCGTTTGCTGATGTTCAATGA